A DNA window from Helianthus annuus cultivar XRQ/B chromosome 15, HanXRQr2.0-SUNRISE, whole genome shotgun sequence contains the following coding sequences:
- the LOC110911834 gene encoding pentatricopeptide repeat-containing protein At3g62470, mitochondrial, translating into MATKLTTQFTLNNGGTLHRTTTNIRSIIYRQQTTTPSPRRRESLRRQMLRLNGSPMPLSRLFYPRNYYSLHRTYSQVPFTLSYSHWICSVQEQMVVGSTSNPRGNSVISHLRLIVFANPRACYLNLKLKYVDVLRKLSQQIRGVCGVVGSDVESKGEDVLSSSSMMFMNPRANRVDTVSLLALNSKLKSVGVLKKMNRQIRGFCGVANSDGDDEFVGVKCSADEKELDRDIRVNSHASSIMLANPRANHVHSVLLLASNPKLKTVGVLKQVNSQIRGFCGVANSDEDDEGDDEFVGVKSSADAKEVERVCNVIEELFALDRNMEAVLDDCGVSLTHDLVVDVLERFKHARRPAFRFFSWAGQQSGFTHDSSTYNMMMSILGKTKQFETMISLLDEMGEKRLLTLETFQICIKAFAAAQQRRKAVGIFELMKKHNFKVGVDSINCLLDNLGRAKLGKEAQILFEKLKGRFTPNIQTYTVLLNGWCKVGNLLEAGKVWNEMIDKGLSPDIVAFNTMLEGLLKVHKRSDAVKLFELMKAKGPSPNERSYTIMIRDLCKQKRMKDAVEYYENMLSFGCKPDAAVYTCLITGFGNQKQMDKVYGLLKEMKENGCPPDGRMYNALIKLMTNRQMPDDAVRIYKKMIQNGIEPTIHTYNMMLKSFFRSENYDMGLAVWEEMSQKGVCPDDNSYTVFIGGLVRQGRSMEACKYLEEMIEKGMKPPQLDYNKFAADFTRAGKPNILEELARKMSLEGKLEVSDIFAGYAESLKKTGKHFTFVRNRVV; encoded by the coding sequence ATGGCTACTAAACTCACAACCCAGTTCACCCTCAACAATGGCGGAACCCTCCACCGGACCACCACCAACATACGCTCTATCATATACCGACAACAAACAACCACACCGTCTCCACGACGACGAGAATCCCTTCGACGGCAAATGCTCCGCCTTAACGGTAGCCCTATGCCCCTGTCTCGTCTGTTTTATCCTCGTAATTATTATAGTCTCCATCGTACTTACAGTCAAGTTCCATTTACTTTGTCATACTCCCATTGGATCTGTTCTGTACAAGAACAAATGGTAGTAGGTTCAACTTCAAACCCTAGGGGTAATAGTGTAATTTCACATCTAAGGTTGATAGTGTTTGCTAACCCTAGGGCTTGTTATTTAAATTTGAAATTGAAATATGTTGATGTTTTGAGGAAACTGAGTCAACAGATTAGGGGTGTTTGTGGCGTTGTCGGTTCGGATGTCGAATCAAAAGGAGAAGATGTGTTAAGTTCGAGCTCGATGATGTTTATGAACCCTAGGGCTAATCGTGTGGATACGGTTTCATTACTTGCTTTGAATTCGAAACTGAAAAGTGTTGGTGTTTTGAAAAAAATGAATCGGCAAATTAGGGGTTTTTGCGGTGTGGCGAATTCAGATGGAGATGATGAGTTTGTAGGTGTGAAGTGTTCGGCGGATGAAAAGGAGTTGGATCGAGATATTCGTGTAAATTCACATGCAAGCTCGATAATGCTTGCTAACCCTAGGGCTAATCATGTGCATAGTGTTTTGTTACTTGCTTCGAATCCGAAATTGAAAACAGTTGGTGTTTTGAAACAAGTGAATTCACAAATTAGGGGTTTTTGCGGTGTTGCAAATtcggatgaagatgatgaaggtgaTGATGAGTTTGTGGGTGTGAAGTCTTCGGCAGATGCGAAGGAAGTTGAACGTGTTTGTAATGTGATTGAGGAGTTGTTTGCGTTGGATCGAAATATGGAAGCTGTGTTAGATGACTGTGGGGTTAGTTTGACTCATGATCTGGTTGTTGATGTGTTGGAGAGGTTTAAACATGCGAGACGACCGGCTTTTCGCTTTTTTTCTTGGGCTGGGCAACAATCGGGGTTTACTCATGACTCGAGTACATATAATATGATGATGAGTATACTTGGAAAGACGAAGCAATTCGAGACTATGATATCTTTGCTTGATGAAATGGGTGAAAAGCGGTTGCTTACACTCGAGACGTTTCAGATTTGTATCAAAGCATTTGCAGCTGCTCAACAAAGGCGGAAAGCGGTCGGAATCTTTGAATTGATGAAGAAACACAATTTCAAAGTCGGGGTTGATAGCATTAATTGCTTGCTCGATAATCTCGGTAGGGCAAAGCTCGGGAAAGAAGCTCAAATTCTGTTTGAGAAGTTGAAAGGTCGGTTTACGCCTAATATACAAACGTACACGGTTTTGCTAAACGGTTGGTGTAAAGTCGGGAACTTGTTAGAAGCAGGGAAGGTGTGGAATGAGATGATAGACAAGGGTTTGAGCCCGGACATTGTGGCGTTTAACACAATGCTTGAAGGGTTGTTAAAGGTTCACAAGCGGTCCGATGCGGTTAAGTTGTTTGAACTCATGAAGGCGAAGGGTCCGTCCCCGAACGAACGAAGCTACACGATCATGATCAGGGATCTATGCAAGCAAAAACGGATGAAAGATGCTGTCGAGTATTATGAAAACATGCTTAGTTTTGGCTGCAAGCCGGACGCTGCGGTGTACACATGTTTGATCACCGGGTTCGGAAACCAAAAGCAGATGGATAAAGTGTACGGGTTGTTGAAGGAGATGAAGGAAAACGGGTGCCCGCCTGACGGGAGGATGTATAACGCGCTGATTAAACTAATGACCAACCGCCAAATGCCGGACGATGCGGTTAGGATATACAAGAAGATGATTCAGAACGGCATTGAGCCAACTATTCACACTTATAATATGATGTTGAAATCTTTTTTCCGGAGTGAAAATTATGACATGGGTCTTGCGGTTTGGGAAGAGATGAGTCAAAAAGGGGTTTGTCCCGATGATAATTCGTATACGGTGTTCATCGGCGGGCTTGTTCGACAGGGAAGATCAATGGAGGCGTGTAAGTATCTTGAAGAAATGATAGAGAAAGGCATGAAGCCGCCTCAACTTGATTATAATAAGTTTGCTGCGGATTTTACTAGGGCTGGTAAACCGAACATTCTTGAGGAATTGGCTCGAAAAATGAGTTTGGAAGGTAAGTTAGAGGTTTCGGATATATTTGCGGGGTATGCTGAGAGTTTGAAGAAAACAGGTAAACACTTTACTTTTGTTAGGAACAGAGTTGTTTGA
- the LOC110911833 gene encoding laccase-11: MSTNRAFDSWKYRLVVCIFMFVSLLSIEVKAATKKYQFNVQVTNVSRLCHAKPIVTVNGMFPGPTVYAREGDRVLINVTNRAQYNMSIHWHGLKQYANGWADGPAYITQCPIRPGNNYVYDFTITGQRGTLWWHAHILWLRATVYGAIVILPKQTTLFPFPRPDGEQVIVFGEWWHADVEEVEKQGNALGLPPNMSDAHTINGKPGPLFPCSEKHTFAMEVEQGKKYLLRIVNAALNDELFFAIAGHNMTVVEIDAVYTKPFTTNAILIAPGQTTNVIVSANQAPGRYFMAVRPFQDVPIPVDNKTATAILQYKNVPTTIIPTLPHLPLPNDTAFALSYNKKLLSLNTPSFPVNVPLKVDRHLFFTIGLGKSVCPTCINGTRLSASLNNITFVMPQVALLQAHYFDVKGVFRADFPDNPPQAFNYTGAPLTANLFTAKGTRLSKIAFNSTVELVIQDTNLLSVESHPFHLHGFNFFVVGTGIGNFDPSKDPTKYNLVDPPERNTIGVPTGGWAAIRFRADNPGVWFFHCHLELHTGWGLKTAFLVEDGPGKDQAVRPPPKDLPQC, encoded by the exons ATGTCTACCAATCGTGCTTTCGATTCGTGGAAGTATCGTTTGGTTGTTTGCATTTTCATGTTTGTTTCATTGCTCTCTATTGAGGTCAAGGCAGCCACAAAGAAATATCAATTTAAC GTTCAAGTGACGAATGTTAGCCGATTGTGCCACGCCAAACCGATTGTCACTGTGAATGGAATGTTTCCCGGGCCAACGGTCTATGCACGAGAAGGCGACAGAGTTCTTATCAATGTCACAAATCGCGCGCAATACAATATGTCTATTCATTG GCATGGTTTGAAACAATATGCAAATGGATGGGCGGATGGACCAGCATACATCACACAATGCCCAATTAGGCCCGGGAATAACTATGTTTATGATTTCACTATCACGGGCCAAAGAGGGACATTGTGGTGGCATGCTCATATCTTATGGCTTAGAGCAACGGTGTATGGGGCCATCGTCATTTTACCAAAACAAACGACGTTgttcccattcccacgacccgatGGAGAACAAGTTATTGTGTTTG GTGAATGGTGGCATGCCGATGTTGAAGAGGTTGAGAAGCAAGGCAACGCTTTAGGCCTACCTCCAAATATGTCCGATGCTCACACGATCAATGGAAAACCCGGCCCGCTTTTCCCGTGTTCCGAAAAAC ATACTTTTGCAATGGAGGTTGAACAAGGAAAGAAGTACCTTTTGAGAATCGTCAACGCTGCCCTCAACGACGAGCTATTTTTTGCCATTGCCGGGCACAACATGACAGTGGTGGAGATCGATGCAGTTTACACCAAACCCTTCACCACAAACGCTATACTAATCGCTCCAGGCCAAACAACGAATGTCATCGTGTCGGCTAACCAAGCTCCAGGGCGCTACTTCATGGCAGTTCGACCATTCCAAGATGTTCCCATTCCAGTTGACAACAAAACCGCCACCGCAATTCTTCAATATAAAAACGTTCCCACCACCATCATCCCGACACTCCCGCATTTACCACTACCAAATGATACCGCATTCGCTTTAAGCTATAACAAAAAGCTTCTGAGCCTAAACACCCCTAGTTTTCCCGTGAACGTTCCATTAAAAGTTGATCGACACTTGTTTTTCACCATAGGACTAGGAAAGAGTGTTTGTCCCACGTGCATTAACGGTACTCGGCTTTCGGCATCATTGAACAACATAACATTTGTAATGCCACAAGTCGCGCTTCTTCAAGCGCATTACTTTGATGTCAAAGGCGTGTTTAGAGCCGACTTTCCTGATAATCCTCCCCAGGCCTTCAACTACACTGGTGCCCCCCTCACAGCAAATCTTTTCACTGCTAAGGGGACACGGTTGAGTAAAATCGCCTTCAATTCTACCGTAGAGTTGGTCATACAAGATACCAACTTGTTGAGTGTTGAATCGCACCCTTTTCACCTTCATGGTTTCAATTTCTTTGTGGTTGGAACGGGCATTGGCAACTTCGACCCATCAAAGGATCCAACCAAGTATAACTTGGTTGATCCTCCAGAGAGGAACACTATCGGTGTTCCTACTGGCGGCTGGGCCGCCATTCGATTTAGGGCTGATAATCCAG GTGTTTGGTTTTTTCACTGTCATTTGGAGTTGCACACTGGATGGGGATTGAAAACCGCGTTTTTGGTAGAAGATGGGCCAGGAAAGGATCAAGCGGTTCGTCCTCCACCAAAGgatcttccacaatgttaa
- the LOC110913842 gene encoding abscisic acid 8'-hydroxylase 1: MMILQREEVYLHVKNNYDIILAILLSGLVTSFLTKKLRKSSDAIPGRLGLPLVGETLSFLSATNSAKGCYDFVRFRRQKYGKWFKTRLFGKVHVFVPSVAGAKAIFANDFQLFNKGYIKSMADAVGKNSLLCVPVKSHKRIRRLLSGPFSMDSLSKFVQKFDNMLSERFKKLADSGKSFVVLDFNMKIAFDAMCGMLMSITDESLLNKIEKDCTAISDAMLSIPVMIPGTRYYKGIKARESLMKFFEEMIKSRRSSNESHEDFLQSMLDRDPLDDEKLDDSEIMDNMLTLIIAGQTTTAAAMMWSVKFLDENKEVQNMLREEQLSIRRNKPTGALLCLEDLNKMSYGLKVMKETLRMSNVLLWFPRVALDDCKIQDFEIKKGWHVDIDATHIHYDPELYKNPLQFNPSRFDEAQKPYSYIPFGSGPRTCLGINMAKVTMLVFLHRLTSGYKWTVDDQDLSLEKKSHIPRLKSGVPITLTTLEGDS, encoded by the exons ATGATGATTTTGCAAAGGGAGGAAGTTTACTTACATGTAAAAAACAATTATGATATAATCTTGGCTATACTGCTCTCAGGGTTGGTCACAAGTTTTCTTACCAAGAAACTGAGGAAATCATCCGATGCCATACCCGGACGCCTCGGTCTTCCTCTTGTTGGTGAAACATTGTCTTTTCTTTCGGCTACTAATAGTGCGAAAGGATGCTACGATTTCGTTCGATTTCGGAGACAAAA ATACGGAAAGTGGTTCAAAACAAGACTGTTTGGCAAAGTTCATGTATTCGTCCCGAGTGTTGCGGGTGCAAAAGCAATATTCGCAAATGATTTTCAGTTGTTCAACAAAGGGTATATTAAATCAATGGCAGATGCTGTTGGAAAGAATAGTTTACTATGTGTACCAGTCAAGAGTCATAAACGAATCAGACGCCTTCTGTCTGGTCCTTTCTCCATGGATTCGTTGTCCAAATTCGTTCAGAAATTCGATAACATGCTCTCCGAAAGATTCAAAAAGCTGGCTGATAGTGGCAAGTCTTTTGTGGTTCTTGACTTCAACATGAAG ATAGCATTCGATGCAATGTGCGGCATGTTGATGAGCATCACCGATGAATCTTTGTTGAACAAAATCGAAAAAGACTGCACAGCTATTTCTGATGCAATGCTCTCTATCCCAGTCATGATTCCAGGCACTAGATACTACAAAGGCATTAAG GCACGCGAAAGTCTCATGAAATTTTTTGAAGAAATGATTAAAAGTAGACGGAGTAGCAACGAGAGTCATGAAGACTTCTTGCAGTCCATGTTGGACAGAGATCCGTTGGATGACGAGAAGCTTGATGATTCAGAGATTATGGATAACATGTTAACATTGATAATAGCCGGACAGACAACCACTGCGGCCGCAATGATGTGGAGTGTTAAGTTCTTAGATGAGAACAAAGAAGTCCAAAACATGTTGAGA GAAGAACAGCTGTCGATACGCAGAAATAAACCAACAGGGGCATTACTTTGTCTTGAGGATCTTAACAAGATGTCTTACGGCTTAAAG GTCATGAAAGAAACGTTACGAATGTCAAATGTGTTGCTATGGTTCCCTCGTGTCGCGCTTGATGACTGCAAAATTCAGG ATTTTGAGATAAAGAAAGGATGGCATGTTGATATTGATGCTACTCACATACACTATGATCCAGAACTTTACAAGAATCCTTTGCAGTTCAATCCATCAAGATTTGAT GAAGCACAGAAGCCATACAGTTACATACCTTTTGGATCAGGACCTAGGACATGCTTGGGAATCAATATGGCAAAGGTGACAATGTTGGTGTTCTTGCATAGGCTAACAAGTGGATACAA GTGGACAGTCGACGATCAAGATCTTAGCCTAGAAAAGAAATCGCACATCCCTAGACTGAAGAGCGGAGTGCCAATTACGTTAACAACTCTAGAAGGTGACAGTTGA